A stretch of the uncultured Desulfobacter sp. genome encodes the following:
- a CDS encoding protein kinase, protein MTDKTIVESDFYKKAAPDKKTKIQKTAATVVEGMEEEIDHQPPPSTGTVVEGDTMPSGSHQTAHYTTLDQSKQIHHGPMIGKVLDRKFKIIHEIGDGGMGIVYEAEHIDLNKRFAIKSIRSEFSLNEEFNQRFDLEAKTQASLSHPNIISVSNYFREDDRLYLIMEYVQGRGLDELIEEKAFTEDNALAIIKDVLKALEHAHSRGVVHRDIKPSNIMVKQDNTALLMDFGIATLIDSSLQDDVIAGTAPYMSPEQINSPGTLDHRADIYSLGIVLYEMLIGERPFDGKSDSETRMNQIHKKLPDIEPLLTDSFTGMSDIIVKALGKHPENRFEDCTSFIAALDEYHKKTHIECRNCKQINRVKNKYRLKGEKCSSCGKVLSMGSKFTKIWAAAFIICIATILVYMLYPWPGKLIVKTTPENATISINGEEKGLSPFTTKLDPGEYEILIKKDEKYETVKKTVTIEKHAPHELVIRLPQKNEMHRKAFDTYQQAYLTAFNICNNLRELEASQVNLDIAKKIGDSAIIEGYEKQIADIKENIDDFQKSYLNSFTELKAINPEIRKQAYEKYAESLEKKQGNLKNLSKVWNHFQLFLSGKLKTEEMYQELKDFC, encoded by the coding sequence ATGACCGACAAAACGATTGTTGAGAGTGATTTTTATAAGAAGGCCGCCCCGGATAAAAAAACGAAAATCCAAAAAACGGCGGCAACCGTAGTTGAAGGCATGGAAGAGGAAATCGATCATCAACCGCCACCTTCAACCGGAACCGTTGTTGAAGGAGACACCATGCCTTCTGGTTCACATCAAACCGCACATTATACAACGCTTGATCAATCGAAACAGATCCATCATGGCCCAATGATCGGAAAGGTACTTGACCGCAAGTTTAAAATTATTCATGAAATTGGCGACGGCGGCATGGGTATTGTGTATGAAGCAGAACATATCGATCTCAATAAACGATTTGCCATTAAGTCCATAAGATCAGAATTTTCTCTCAATGAGGAATTTAACCAACGATTCGATCTTGAGGCGAAAACCCAGGCAAGTCTTAGCCATCCAAACATCATTTCTGTCAGTAATTATTTCAGGGAAGATGACCGCTTATATTTGATAATGGAATATGTCCAAGGAAGGGGCTTGGATGAACTAATTGAAGAAAAGGCGTTCACCGAAGATAATGCTTTGGCAATCATCAAGGATGTATTAAAAGCACTGGAGCACGCCCATAGCAGAGGCGTGGTTCACAGAGATATCAAACCCTCCAACATCATGGTCAAACAAGACAATACAGCACTGCTCATGGACTTTGGTATTGCGACACTTATTGACAGCAGTCTTCAGGACGACGTGATTGCCGGAACAGCACCCTACATGAGCCCGGAACAGATCAACAGTCCGGGAACTCTGGATCATAGGGCGGACATCTATTCCCTCGGGATTGTTTTATATGAAATGCTGATCGGAGAAAGGCCTTTTGACGGCAAGTCAGATTCAGAAACGCGCATGAATCAAATCCATAAAAAACTGCCGGATATTGAACCTCTCCTGACAGACAGCTTCACAGGCATGTCCGACATTATTGTGAAAGCACTGGGAAAACACCCTGAAAACAGATTTGAAGACTGCACATCCTTTATTGCGGCCCTTGATGAATACCACAAAAAAACGCATATAGAGTGCCGCAACTGCAAACAAATCAACCGGGTAAAAAACAAGTACAGACTCAAAGGCGAAAAATGCAGCAGTTGTGGAAAAGTTTTGTCCATGGGCAGTAAATTCACCAAAATATGGGCGGCAGCTTTCATCATATGTATTGCAACAATTTTAGTCTATATGCTTTACCCCTGGCCCGGCAAATTAATTGTTAAAACAACACCTGAAAACGCAACAATATCCATTAATGGGGAAGAAAAAGGGCTTTCTCCTTTCACCACGAAATTAGATCCGGGTGAATATGAAATCCTTATTAAAAAAGATGAAAAGTATGAAACTGTAAAAAAGACCGTTACCATTGAAAAACATGCGCCCCATGAACTTGTCATCAGGCTGCCCCAAAAAAATGAAATGCATAGAAAAGCATTTGATACTTACCAGCAGGCGTATTTAACTGCATTCAATATTTGTAACAATTTACGAGAGCTCGAAGCAAGCCAAGTTAACCTGGATATAGCAAAAAAAATAGGAGACAGCGCAATCATCGAAGGGTACGAGAAACAAATCGCCGACATCAAAGAGAACATTGATGATTTCCAGAAAAGCTATTTAAATTCATTTACCGAATTAAAGGCTATAAATCCTGAAATCCG